In Rhizobium sp. WYJ-E13, the following are encoded in one genomic region:
- a CDS encoding TetR/AcrR family transcriptional regulator, translating to MGRNREFDTETALEAVLRVFWRKGYEGSSYTDLTEATGVQSPSLYSAFGNKEDLFRCALVRYNDRYLDYVPEALALPRAGDVVAYLLDRAVDLNTRYPDRLGCFVINGLLAGSDEAEPIRLALVEARSAQEAGLRRRLERAKDEKDLDARADPAVLAAFVMTIQHGIAVQAKSGIGRMVLQPVVRQALSTWPEGACSNSVRSDRRDDATPR from the coding sequence ATGGGACGCAATCGCGAATTCGACACAGAGACGGCCCTGGAAGCTGTGCTGCGCGTTTTCTGGCGCAAAGGCTATGAGGGTTCCTCCTATACCGACCTGACTGAGGCGACCGGGGTACAAAGTCCTTCGCTTTACTCGGCATTTGGCAACAAAGAGGATCTATTTCGCTGTGCGCTTGTGCGCTACAACGATCGTTACTTGGACTATGTGCCCGAAGCGCTTGCCTTGCCGAGGGCGGGGGACGTCGTGGCATATCTGCTCGATCGCGCCGTCGATCTCAATACTCGCTATCCTGACCGGCTCGGCTGTTTTGTCATCAATGGACTGCTGGCGGGATCGGATGAGGCGGAACCCATCCGATTGGCCCTGGTCGAAGCCCGCTCTGCCCAAGAAGCGGGGCTTCGACGCCGACTTGAAAGGGCAAAGGACGAGAAGGATCTTGACGCCAGGGCCGATCCGGCCGTTCTGGCCGCATTCGTGATGACGATCCAACATGGGATCGCAGTGCAGGCCAAGTCCGGCATTGGCCGCATGGTGCTGCAACCGGTCGTCCGCCAGGCGCTATCGACGTGGCCAGAAGGCGCCTGCTCCAACAGTGTCCGTTCCGACCGGAGAGATGACGCCACGCCACGCTGA
- a CDS encoding condensation domain-containing protein, with translation MHNIVNDEDLRQCGNEKINTDPLRPLGAFERLLYVDSIAHQRHFCIVAEIETEKGLADFRRAIDKVQKRHPLLCAGISEDPAAGPAFHRRSEEIKIIFEPLTSMTDWRQAVERELATPFIAEKAPLMRAIILHSPRRSIVILTLHHSIGDGLSAVFLIRDLMQALEGQDLQALGLPPTMEELATRAAEASGTTIANGRAPEAVLEHMRSLACSPLWRPFQGDQPSVSSLTLSRSSSELLRATSRAQGTTVHGALCAAVVRSIASELSQETVLIANPINRRSDVGAVDGVCALIADLEMVHFPISVPSNFWDLARHATGKLAEARGHQALYNHISGMQSLLPSRTDPALASGIFASMRPDVILSNLGSLPIPCKIGNTTLKTLFGPFVQGRFREERVIGAASTDGRLTVVQSSPNYIRSVLPRMKEELLRACG, from the coding sequence GTGCACAATATAGTCAATGACGAGGATCTCAGGCAGTGCGGCAACGAGAAGATAAATACAGATCCGTTACGCCCGCTCGGAGCATTTGAGAGACTTCTCTATGTCGATTCCATTGCCCACCAGCGACACTTCTGCATCGTTGCCGAAATCGAAACTGAAAAGGGGCTAGCCGATTTTCGCCGCGCGATCGACAAGGTGCAGAAACGCCATCCGCTGCTGTGCGCTGGGATCTCGGAGGATCCCGCAGCCGGCCCGGCCTTCCACCGAAGGAGTGAGGAGATCAAGATCATCTTTGAACCTCTCACATCGATGACGGACTGGCGCCAAGCCGTGGAGCGTGAACTCGCGACGCCGTTCATCGCAGAGAAGGCGCCGTTGATGCGCGCCATAATCCTTCACAGTCCGCGGCGCTCGATCGTGATCCTGACGCTTCACCATTCTATTGGCGACGGCCTTTCAGCCGTCTTTCTCATCCGCGACCTCATGCAGGCCCTGGAAGGTCAAGATCTGCAGGCGCTTGGCCTGCCTCCGACAATGGAGGAACTCGCAACGCGGGCCGCTGAGGCAAGCGGGACGACGATCGCAAACGGCAGGGCCCCGGAGGCAGTGCTCGAGCACATGCGCTCGCTTGCCTGCTCGCCTTTGTGGCGGCCGTTCCAGGGAGATCAACCTTCTGTCTCCAGCCTGACCTTGTCCCGCAGCTCCAGCGAGTTGCTGCGCGCGACCAGCCGCGCTCAGGGCACGACTGTCCATGGAGCACTATGTGCAGCGGTCGTTCGCAGCATTGCAAGTGAGCTCAGCCAGGAGACGGTTCTGATCGCGAACCCGATCAATCGACGCAGCGACGTCGGTGCTGTCGATGGCGTGTGTGCGTTGATCGCAGATCTGGAAATGGTCCACTTTCCAATAAGCGTCCCTTCGAATTTCTGGGACCTCGCCAGGCACGCCACCGGGAAACTTGCCGAAGCCAGAGGCCATCAGGCGCTCTACAACCACATTTCCGGCATGCAGTCGTTGCTGCCGTCGCGCACAGATCCGGCATTGGCTTCGGGCATCTTCGCCTCTATGCGCCCGGATGTCATTCTTAGCAATCTTGGCAGCCTGCCGATCCCGTGCAAGATTGGGAACACAACGCTCAAGACCCTCTTCGGACCCTTTGTCCAAGGGCGATTCCGCGAGGAACGGGTCATCGGCGCGGCCTCGACCGATGGCAGGTTGACGGTCGTGCAAAGCAGCCCGAACTATATCCGGTCGGTCCTGCCAAGGATGAAAGAGGAACTCCTGCGGGCCTGCGGCTGA
- a CDS encoding alpha/beta fold hydrolase codes for MNRFLKTTILLALAGTFSTGALAASGKPTVVLVHGAFADASSWNGVISILERDGFKVVAVANPLRSVKTDGDYVARIVESIKTPVVLVGHSYGGSVISASGAAAKNVKSLVYVAAFAPEVGESAADLSDRFPGGTLKPTLAEPVALAGGDKDMSIRKDRFHEQFAADIAAPVADLMAATQRPITLSALTEPAPGAAWRTIPSFFIYGEKDKNIPAQAHAFMADRAHSKDTVAVKDASHVVMISHANKVAKVIEEAAK; via the coding sequence ATGAACAGGTTTTTGAAGACAACGATTCTACTGGCGCTTGCAGGCACCTTTTCAACCGGGGCGCTTGCCGCATCGGGCAAGCCGACGGTCGTCCTCGTTCATGGCGCGTTTGCCGACGCGTCGAGCTGGAATGGCGTCATCTCGATCCTCGAGAGAGATGGTTTCAAGGTCGTTGCCGTTGCCAATCCCCTGCGCAGCGTCAAAACCGATGGCGACTATGTTGCCCGCATCGTCGAAAGTATCAAGACGCCGGTGGTGCTCGTGGGTCATTCCTATGGCGGCTCGGTGATTAGCGCATCAGGCGCTGCAGCTAAGAACGTGAAGTCCCTCGTCTACGTGGCAGCTTTCGCACCGGAGGTGGGGGAATCGGCTGCCGATCTGTCGGATCGGTTTCCCGGAGGGACATTGAAGCCGACGCTGGCCGAACCCGTCGCCCTTGCTGGTGGCGACAAGGACATGTCCATTCGCAAGGACAGGTTTCACGAGCAGTTCGCCGCAGACATTGCCGCGCCGGTGGCAGACCTGATGGCGGCTACACAACGTCCGATCACGTTGTCCGCACTGACGGAGCCGGCCCCGGGCGCGGCCTGGCGGACAATTCCCTCGTTCTTCATCTACGGCGAAAAAGACAAGAACATCCCTGCTCAAGCCCACGCGTTCATGGCCGACCGTGCGCACTCCAAAGACACGGTGGCCGTCAAGGATGCATCGCACGTGGTCATGATCTCGCATGCGAACAAGGTTGCGAAGGTGATCGAGGAGGCGGCCAAGTAA
- a CDS encoding LysR family transcriptional regulator, translated as MDRWQAMKVFVKVAEAESFADAGRQLQLSPPAVTRIVSALEETIGTRLLVRTTRSVRLTEAGARYVTDCQRLLIELAETEAVAAGANARPKGSLTVTASAMFGTRFILPIITEYLDHYPEVSARGMFVDRAVNIIEEGVDVAIRVGDLPASGFTATRVGSVKRVICGAPKYFATFGVPIVPADLNSHRIVAATSTGSVLEWGFSGAQAPSILISPRLTTSTNEAAISAAERGWGLTRVLSYKVAVQLETGKLQTVLSEYEEDPLPIHVIHPNGRNASAKVRSFIEFAVERLRAHRHFN; from the coding sequence ATGGATCGCTGGCAAGCAATGAAGGTATTCGTCAAGGTCGCTGAAGCTGAAAGCTTCGCAGATGCGGGCCGCCAGTTGCAACTGAGCCCGCCAGCCGTCACCCGGATCGTGTCAGCATTGGAAGAGACGATAGGCACGCGGTTGCTCGTGCGCACAACACGATCGGTCAGACTGACGGAAGCCGGAGCCCGCTACGTCACCGACTGCCAGCGGCTGCTGATTGAGCTTGCCGAGACCGAGGCGGTCGCCGCCGGCGCCAATGCGAGACCGAAGGGGTCGCTAACCGTGACAGCATCGGCCATGTTCGGCACCAGGTTTATCCTGCCCATCATTACCGAATATCTCGATCACTATCCTGAAGTTTCAGCTCGCGGAATGTTTGTCGATCGGGCCGTCAATATTATTGAAGAAGGGGTCGATGTCGCAATACGTGTGGGCGACTTGCCGGCCTCCGGCTTTACCGCCACTCGTGTTGGCTCTGTCAAACGGGTGATTTGCGGAGCCCCGAAATACTTCGCGACGTTTGGCGTGCCGATCGTGCCGGCCGATCTCAACAGTCATCGCATCGTCGCCGCGACGAGCACCGGATCCGTGCTCGAATGGGGGTTCAGCGGAGCCCAGGCACCATCGATCCTGATAAGCCCGAGATTGACGACGAGCACCAATGAAGCGGCCATTTCAGCGGCCGAGAGAGGCTGGGGGCTGACCAGGGTCTTGTCTTACAAGGTCGCGGTCCAGCTTGAAACAGGCAAGCTGCAGACCGTGTTGTCGGAATATGAGGAAGATCCGTTGCCGATCCATGTCATCCATCCGAATGGCCGCAACGCCTCTGCCAAAGTGCGAAGCTTCATAGAGTTCGCTGTCGAAAGGCTTCGGGCGCATCGCCACTTCAACTGA
- a CDS encoding AraC family transcriptional regulator, which produces MTSRDAGSQRSDRSLANSVTISSDSESFNPLDDEFSPEVALQARPTSEPRLQPAQSKLVQSESHWRRRPNPVGSEPGQNASRIALSRWVDSRPVGVTEVYSDQNDDSHILSIVSHKITGEISLDGRSVWSGQWFPNTMFLTGPAQGCWRGVVRTSYNVFRIFIPQSLLVECHEATFGRAPAGPICLFESQRLENDNLGQIARTLRGFEASDALLGPSFLDALGLTLTSRLLGLYHSAIGVRPSKVSPLAKWRLIRVIEYIDAHLERPIYLAELSDVAGLSRMHFASQFRAATGHAPAAYIVQCRVARAQELLKRQDVSIVEAALRTGFSSQAHMTQAFRKILGDTPARWRRTMGD; this is translated from the coding sequence ATGACCAGTCGGGATGCCGGCAGCCAAAGGAGCGACAGGTCCCTGGCAAATTCCGTAACAATCTCTTCAGACAGCGAGAGCTTCAACCCATTGGATGACGAATTTTCACCTGAAGTCGCACTCCAGGCCAGACCGACTTCTGAGCCACGCTTGCAGCCCGCGCAATCCAAACTTGTTCAATCAGAATCGCACTGGCGTCGCCGCCCCAATCCGGTCGGTTCGGAGCCGGGACAAAACGCATCGCGCATAGCGTTGTCGCGTTGGGTCGATTCGCGGCCAGTTGGCGTGACCGAAGTCTATTCGGACCAGAATGACGATTCTCATATACTCAGCATCGTGTCGCACAAGATCACCGGAGAAATTTCCCTAGACGGTCGCTCCGTCTGGAGCGGTCAGTGGTTCCCAAACACGATGTTCTTGACGGGGCCGGCTCAGGGCTGTTGGCGTGGTGTTGTACGAACCTCCTATAATGTTTTTCGGATCTTCATTCCGCAGTCCCTCTTGGTCGAATGTCATGAAGCTACATTCGGCCGCGCGCCAGCCGGCCCGATCTGCCTTTTCGAGAGCCAGCGTCTGGAGAATGACAACCTCGGGCAGATTGCGCGAACGTTGCGTGGCTTTGAAGCCTCTGATGCTTTGCTCGGTCCGAGCTTTCTGGATGCCTTGGGACTGACGCTGACATCACGCCTCCTTGGGCTCTATCATAGCGCGATCGGTGTCCGTCCCAGTAAAGTCTCACCGCTGGCAAAATGGCGTCTCATACGTGTTATCGAGTATATCGACGCGCATCTCGAGCGGCCGATCTACCTCGCTGAACTGAGTGATGTCGCCGGTTTGAGCCGCATGCACTTTGCAAGTCAGTTCCGAGCCGCCACGGGCCATGCCCCGGCAGCCTACATCGTCCAATGCCGGGTCGCGCGTGCCCAGGAACTCCTAAAGCGGCAGGACGTGTCGATCGTGGAAGCTGCCCTGCGCACGGGCTTCAGCAGCCAAGCACACATGACACAAGCGTTTCGCAAGATCCTGGGAGACACTCCAGCGCGCTGGCGCCGGACGATGGGTGACTAG
- a CDS encoding carboxymuconolactone decarboxylase family protein, which yields MTTVKLVSDAQAANNPDILAVFNDIRTTRQSDFINNFWRALAIDPPLLQRTWSGLKAVMASEGALDPLVREMIYIAVSTANGCAYCIHSHTAAARARGMSDAQHAELLAVIGLAAQTNHLVTAMQVPVDLEFEVNSED from the coding sequence ATGACCACTGTCAAACTCGTAAGCGACGCACAAGCCGCAAACAATCCGGACATACTTGCAGTCTTCAACGATATCCGCACCACCCGGCAATCCGATTTCATCAACAATTTCTGGCGGGCACTCGCCATCGACCCCCCGCTTCTTCAGCGCACCTGGAGCGGTTTGAAGGCCGTCATGGCGAGCGAGGGGGCACTCGACCCCCTGGTGCGAGAGATGATCTACATTGCAGTCTCCACGGCTAATGGGTGCGCCTATTGCATCCACTCCCACACGGCCGCAGCCCGCGCACGCGGCATGAGCGACGCCCAGCATGCGGAGCTCTTGGCGGTCATCGGCCTGGCGGCACAGACCAATCATCTGGTCACGGCGATGCAGGTCCCGGTCGATCTTGAGTTCGAGGTCAATTCCGAAGACTAA
- a CDS encoding GNAT family N-acetyltransferase gives MFNETTEAKESVQQLAGVWADIIRDRGLGEVRDLPGISIRWSDTAFAFFNTLTLTDEEANGQLLQDRLLKAANYMADQSKSGFLWLFEDLLDADARNNLEHLANEAGLVRALSGYAMAGDILPMGETHHQDLVFRRAATQDDTRLAFDINAAAYGMGAEDVRDGMLGSRIWHERAYTYLGFSQDHPVSTASVIEHDGRLFLALVATLPDHQRRGFGEATCRKALQEAWKGTGLTRSVLQATEAGAPVYERIGYKKSGAVGFWALKA, from the coding sequence ATGTTTAATGAAACGACAGAGGCGAAGGAATCCGTCCAGCAACTGGCTGGCGTTTGGGCTGACATCATCCGGGACCGGGGATTGGGAGAGGTGCGCGATCTTCCGGGCATCAGCATCCGCTGGTCTGACACTGCGTTCGCATTCTTCAACACGCTCACGCTCACGGACGAGGAAGCGAACGGGCAGCTGTTGCAGGACAGGCTGTTAAAAGCCGCCAACTACATGGCAGATCAGTCGAAAAGCGGTTTTCTCTGGCTATTTGAAGATCTTCTCGATGCCGATGCTCGCAACAATTTGGAGCACCTTGCAAACGAAGCAGGCTTGGTACGCGCCCTTTCAGGATATGCAATGGCAGGCGACATCCTTCCCATGGGCGAAACACATCATCAGGATCTCGTCTTCAGGCGAGCTGCGACACAAGACGATACACGCCTTGCCTTCGATATAAACGCGGCGGCATACGGCATGGGCGCCGAGGATGTCCGCGACGGCATGCTAGGCTCGCGCATCTGGCACGAGAGAGCCTATACCTATCTGGGCTTTAGCCAGGACCATCCGGTATCGACGGCTTCTGTTATTGAGCATGATGGGCGGCTCTTTCTTGCCCTCGTCGCGACACTTCCGGATCACCAACGTCGAGGCTTTGGGGAGGCAACTTGCCGCAAGGCGCTTCAAGAGGCCTGGAAGGGCACCGGTCTGACGCGCAGCGTCCTGCAGGCCACCGAGGCCGGAGCCCCGGTCTATGAAAGAATCGGCTACAAGAAATCTGGCGCCGTCGGCTTCTGGGCGCTCAAAGCCTGA
- the moaA gene encoding GTP 3',8-cyclase MoaA, protein MLNAVDIQDQEGREHAAPMIDPFGRAVTYLRVSVTDRCDFRCTYCMAENMTFLPKKDLLTLEELDRLCSAFIAKGVRKIRLTGGEPLVRKNIMYLVRQLGKQIGSGLDELTITTNGSQLARHAQELYDCGVRRINVSLDTLDPDKFRRITRWGDFAKVMEGIDAAEKAGLKIKLNAVALKDFNEAEMPAMLRFAHGRGMDLTVIETMPMGEIEEDRTDQYLPLSKLRADLEAQFTLTDIDYQTGGPARYVRVAETGGRLGFITPLTHNFCESCNRVRLTCTGTLYMCLGQNDAADLRAALRATEDDGLLHAAIDEAITRKPKGHDFIIDRTHNRPAVARHMNVTGG, encoded by the coding sequence ATGCTCAACGCGGTTGACATTCAAGATCAGGAGGGTCGTGAACATGCAGCCCCGATGATCGACCCTTTCGGGCGGGCGGTGACGTATCTGCGCGTCTCCGTCACCGATCGCTGCGACTTCCGCTGCACCTATTGCATGGCGGAAAACATGACCTTCCTGCCGAAGAAGGATCTGCTGACGCTGGAAGAGCTCGACCGGCTCTGTTCCGCCTTTATCGCCAAAGGCGTGCGCAAGATAAGGCTGACTGGCGGTGAGCCGCTGGTGCGCAAGAATATCATGTATCTGGTGCGCCAACTCGGAAAGCAGATCGGCTCCGGCTTGGATGAGCTGACGATCACCACCAACGGCTCGCAGCTCGCCCGCCATGCGCAAGAGCTCTACGATTGCGGCGTGCGCCGCATCAACGTCTCGCTCGACACGCTCGATCCCGACAAGTTCCGCAGGATCACCCGCTGGGGCGATTTCGCCAAGGTGATGGAAGGCATCGATGCCGCCGAGAAGGCCGGCCTGAAGATCAAGCTCAATGCCGTGGCACTGAAGGATTTCAACGAGGCGGAAATGCCCGCCATGCTGCGTTTCGCGCATGGCCGCGGCATGGATCTCACCGTCATCGAAACCATGCCGATGGGCGAGATCGAAGAAGACCGCACCGACCAGTACCTGCCGCTCTCCAAGCTGCGCGCCGATCTCGAAGCGCAGTTCACGCTCACCGATATCGACTACCAGACCGGCGGCCCTGCCCGTTACGTTCGCGTCGCGGAAACCGGCGGCCGCCTCGGCTTCATCACGCCCCTCACCCATAATTTCTGCGAGAGCTGCAACCGCGTGCGCCTGACCTGCACCGGCACGCTCTATATGTGCCTCGGCCAGAACGACGCCGCCGACCTGCGCGCCGCATTGCGCGCCACCGAAGACGACGGTCTGTTGCATGCGGCCATCGACGAGGCGATCACCCGCAAGCCCAAGGGCCACGATTTCATCATCGACCGCACCCATAACAGGCCCGCCGTTGCCAGGCACATGAACGTTACGGGTGGGTGA
- a CDS encoding carboxymuconolactone decarboxylase family protein produces MMARIGYVDDCIYTDILKASQKANLLRAIFNAPIWAEAFVKIVGIQMCNLALPAADRELVLLRMAQKHGAQYVWGMHEDLARNAGLTEAQIEALQNVKFPTDVFSDRQRSILALVDAVGLTRVPEEAVLAVKRHLDDRQIVELLGVIGAAFTVACITVSLDVELDRLPPEALASFVAAVQQEPQE; encoded by the coding sequence ATGATGGCTAGAATTGGCTATGTCGACGATTGTATATACACGGATATTCTGAAGGCCTCGCAAAAGGCCAATCTGCTGCGCGCCATCTTTAACGCGCCTATCTGGGCCGAGGCTTTCGTGAAAATCGTCGGCATTCAGATGTGCAACTTGGCACTGCCTGCGGCGGACAGGGAGCTTGTTCTTCTGAGAATGGCACAAAAGCACGGCGCACAATATGTGTGGGGCATGCACGAAGATCTGGCGCGCAACGCCGGATTGACAGAAGCCCAGATCGAGGCGCTGCAGAACGTTAAATTCCCGACTGATGTATTTTCCGACCGACAGCGGAGTATACTTGCACTGGTGGACGCAGTCGGGCTAACCCGAGTGCCCGAGGAGGCTGTCTTGGCGGTCAAGAGACATCTGGATGATCGTCAGATTGTCGAGCTGTTAGGTGTCATCGGCGCGGCATTCACCGTGGCCTGCATTACCGTCTCTCTCGACGTCGAGCTGGACCGGCTTCCGCCTGAAGCGCTGGCATCCTTTGTCGCGGCTGTGCAGCAAGAGCCGCAAGAGTAA
- a CDS encoding SDR family NAD(P)-dependent oxidoreductase, whose protein sequence is MSKLKVWFITGASRGLGKTWAQAALDRGDSVVAAVRDLESVADLKAKHGERVLPVKLDVTNAAEAANAVQSALDHFGRIDVLINNAGYCLAGALEEVDEADARKLFDTNLLGALWTTRAVLPAMRARKAGHVIAVSSVSGLLGQPTIGLYNSSKWALEGMMESLALEVSHLGIKVSILEPVMYATDFSSAIRFSTPIEAYEEARSKLYGSLGSEVPGDPSSTVADVLALVDNREPPLRCLLGDSAWRWVVRAYGERLARWAR, encoded by the coding sequence ATGAGTAAATTGAAAGTTTGGTTTATCACCGGCGCCTCCCGCGGCCTTGGGAAAACTTGGGCACAGGCAGCCCTTGATCGTGGAGATAGCGTCGTAGCAGCCGTCCGCGATCTGGAAAGCGTCGCAGATCTGAAAGCGAAGCACGGCGAGCGTGTCCTCCCAGTCAAGCTCGACGTAACGAATGCTGCCGAAGCGGCCAACGCGGTTCAGAGCGCTCTTGACCATTTTGGGCGGATCGATGTGTTGATCAACAATGCTGGATATTGCCTCGCAGGTGCACTCGAAGAGGTGGACGAAGCAGACGCCCGCAAGTTGTTCGACACAAATCTGCTGGGTGCGCTCTGGACAACCAGAGCTGTTCTGCCAGCGATGCGCGCCCGGAAAGCGGGTCATGTTATCGCAGTTTCAAGCGTCAGTGGCCTTCTGGGCCAGCCGACTATCGGCCTTTACAATTCATCAAAGTGGGCCCTTGAGGGGATGATGGAGTCGTTGGCATTGGAAGTCTCGCATCTTGGTATCAAGGTCTCGATCCTCGAGCCCGTCATGTATGCCACGGACTTTTCCTCGGCGATCCGCTTCTCGACTCCGATTGAGGCCTACGAGGAGGCGAGAAGCAAACTATACGGATCACTGGGATCAGAGGTCCCAGGAGACCCGAGCTCTACGGTCGCGGACGTACTTGCGCTCGTTGACAATCGAGAACCTCCGCTGCGCTGCCTGCTTGGTGATAGTGCCTGGCGTTGGGTTGTTCGTGCCTACGGGGAGCGACTGGCTCGATGGGCGCGCTAG
- a CDS encoding catalase produces the protein MNEKPNRLLTYANGAPVSDNVNIQTAGPHGPALLQDLWLMEKLAHFSREVIPERRMHAKGAGAHGTFTVTHDISHYTKAKIFSEIGKTTPMLARFSTVAGERGAADAERDIRGFALRFYTEDGNWDVVGNNTPVFFFRDPLRFPDLNHAIKRDPRTGLRSADNNWDFWTGLPEALHQVTIVMSERGIPKSFRHMHGFGSHTFSFIDTDNQRTWVKFHFRTQQGIQNLSDEQAEALVGRDRESHQRDLFNSIESGAFPKWTLFVQVMSETEAKAFPFNPFDLTKVWSKKQFPLIEVGVVELNRNPDNFFAEIEQAAFTPANLVPGISVSPDRMLQARLFSYGDAARYRLGVNHHQIPVNAPKCPYHSYHRDGAMRIDGNLGGTPSYWPNTKGEWVDQPYLNEPPLAVDGPADHYDHRLDDDHYQQPGDLFRMMSAQQQQVLFDNTARAMGDARLEVKQRHIDNCSLADPAYGAGVASALQHLGSMR, from the coding sequence ATGAACGAAAAACCAAACCGACTGCTGACTTATGCCAATGGCGCGCCGGTCAGCGACAATGTCAATATTCAGACGGCGGGTCCCCACGGCCCGGCGCTGTTGCAAGATCTCTGGCTGATGGAAAAGCTGGCCCATTTTTCCCGCGAGGTGATCCCGGAACGGCGCATGCATGCGAAAGGAGCCGGCGCCCATGGGACCTTTACGGTCACTCATGACATTTCCCATTATACCAAGGCAAAGATCTTTTCCGAGATCGGCAAGACGACGCCAATGCTCGCGCGATTTTCTACCGTTGCCGGCGAGCGGGGGGCAGCCGACGCCGAGCGCGACATCCGGGGATTTGCCCTGCGTTTTTACACCGAGGACGGCAACTGGGACGTGGTCGGCAATAACACGCCAGTCTTCTTCTTCCGTGATCCGCTGCGTTTTCCTGATCTCAACCATGCAATCAAGCGCGATCCGCGCACCGGCTTGCGGTCGGCAGACAACAACTGGGATTTCTGGACCGGACTTCCTGAGGCACTACACCAGGTGACGATCGTCATGAGTGAGCGTGGCATACCGAAGAGCTTTCGCCATATGCATGGATTCGGCAGCCACACCTTCAGTTTTATCGACACCGATAATCAGCGCACCTGGGTCAAATTTCATTTCCGCACGCAGCAGGGTATCCAGAATCTCTCAGACGAGCAGGCAGAGGCACTTGTCGGGCGCGACCGAGAATCCCATCAGCGCGATCTGTTCAACAGTATCGAATCGGGTGCATTCCCGAAATGGACGCTCTTCGTCCAGGTCATGAGCGAGACCGAGGCCAAAGCCTTTCCGTTTAATCCTTTCGACCTGACCAAGGTATGGTCAAAGAAGCAGTTTCCGTTAATCGAGGTCGGTGTCGTCGAGCTGAACCGCAATCCTGACAATTTTTTCGCGGAGATCGAACAGGCAGCCTTCACACCCGCCAATCTTGTTCCGGGTATCAGCGTTTCGCCTGACAGGATGTTGCAGGCAAGGTTGTTTTCCTATGGCGATGCCGCGCGCTACCGGCTCGGCGTCAATCATCACCAGATCCCCGTAAACGCCCCCAAATGCCCGTATCACAGCTATCATCGCGACGGCGCGATGCGTATCGACGGCAATCTGGGTGGGACTCCGAGCTATTGGCCGAACACGAAGGGTGAGTGGGTGGATCAGCCCTATCTCAACGAGCCGCCGCTTGCCGTCGACGGCCCGGCAGATCACTACGATCATCGTTTGGACGACGATCACTACCAACAGCCTGGAGACCTATTCCGCATGATGAGCGCACAACAGCAGCAGGTGCTGTTTGACAATACCGCACGGGCGATGGGAGACGCCCGTCTCGAGGTCAAGCAGAGGCATATCGACAATTGCTCACTCGCCGACCCGGCCTACGGCGCCGGGGTGGCGAGTGCCCTACAGCATCTTGGATCCATGCGGTAG
- a CDS encoding DUF192 domain-containing protein: MRPYQAPLKRCLLACAFAVAGVLFIVIIGRAGSKPVRVEFQTAPLTIETAGGERFSFTVEIALSPAQLQRGLMYRTGLAPDRGMLFAFDHLQTVRMWMKNTFIPLDMLFLDASGVIISIKTNAVPFSHHIIASRAPARYAVELAGGTVSRLGITDGDRVDSPAMQTRVAGSN, translated from the coding sequence ATGAGACCTTACCAGGCTCCACTGAAACGCTGCTTGCTTGCATGTGCATTTGCCGTTGCTGGCGTCCTGTTCATCGTCATAATCGGCAGGGCGGGATCGAAACCGGTGCGTGTCGAGTTTCAAACCGCTCCGCTGACGATCGAGACGGCAGGGGGTGAGCGTTTTTCGTTCACGGTTGAAATCGCCCTCAGCCCCGCGCAACTGCAACGCGGTCTCATGTACCGTACCGGGTTGGCACCTGATCGCGGCATGCTCTTTGCGTTCGATCACCTGCAAACGGTACGAATGTGGATGAAAAACACGTTCATACCGCTCGACATGCTGTTCCTCGACGCCTCCGGCGTCATAATCAGCATCAAGACCAACGCCGTGCCATTTTCTCACCACATCATCGCGTCGCGTGCCCCCGCCAGATATGCCGTCGAACTAGCTGGCGGAACCGTGTCGCGACTTGGTATCACCGACGGAGACCGCGTCGACAGCCCCGCCATGCAGACGAGGGTCGCCGGGAGCAATTGA